A single genomic interval of Microbulbifer variabilis harbors:
- a CDS encoding PLP-dependent decarboxylase, with protein sequence MKASLEKLVAQLSQQRQHFSTPCYVYSLKDIADNYQKLKGRLGTSLIYSLKANSCLDLVVRSGHVFEDGVEIASVGELNLLPRGESPRYINNPSADKSFLRAAIASKCTLVIDNLSQLEIVKEFQGKRPINPLILRLNPSTLDQFEKAPVTTRRDHFGFGWSDVETALAFCKKHELKVAGFHVFRGSYNFAKLAFNTAQAALQIVEKFERELGYAIDLVNLGGGFDLNWESIDFNFEQYRELLGEFPSHIKVAHESGRALVASAGYFVTQIRYVKSIEGQQYGICDGGMAQNFLLAKTESTFKRFSQPLILRGDEILEFESSTESCLLVGTSCNKEDVIGEIKGGPVQPGDLAVFSNCGAYNASYTVAPFLSLPSAKSYLME encoded by the coding sequence CTGAGCCAGCAAAGGCAACACTTTTCAACACCGTGCTATGTCTACTCCCTAAAAGATATTGCCGATAACTACCAAAAACTGAAAGGCCGCCTGGGAACATCTCTCATATATTCCCTAAAGGCGAATAGCTGCCTTGATCTTGTCGTACGTAGTGGTCATGTTTTTGAAGATGGAGTTGAAATTGCCTCTGTGGGGGAGTTGAATCTTCTCCCTCGAGGTGAAAGCCCTCGCTATATCAATAACCCTTCCGCAGATAAAAGTTTCCTCAGAGCGGCAATTGCAAGTAAGTGCACACTGGTGATCGATAATCTATCCCAGTTAGAAATCGTTAAGGAGTTTCAGGGGAAGCGTCCGATTAATCCGCTGATACTTCGTTTGAACCCCAGTACCTTGGATCAATTTGAGAAGGCTCCGGTAACCACGAGAAGAGACCACTTTGGCTTTGGTTGGAGTGATGTTGAAACGGCCTTGGCATTCTGTAAAAAACATGAGTTGAAAGTTGCTGGATTCCATGTGTTCCGAGGATCCTATAATTTCGCAAAGCTCGCTTTTAATACTGCACAAGCAGCTTTGCAAATAGTTGAGAAATTTGAGAGGGAGCTCGGCTATGCCATTGATTTAGTTAACCTTGGCGGTGGCTTTGATCTGAATTGGGAAAGTATTGATTTTAATTTTGAACAATATAGGGAATTACTTGGTGAATTTCCCTCTCACATAAAAGTCGCCCACGAAAGTGGGCGTGCTCTGGTTGCCAGTGCGGGATATTTTGTAACTCAGATTCGCTACGTGAAATCGATAGAAGGGCAGCAGTACGGAATCTGTGATGGCGGCATGGCGCAGAACTTCCTTTTAGCGAAAACGGAAAGTACTTTTAAACGCTTCAGTCAGCCACTGATATTGCGTGGCGATGAAATATTGGAATTTGAGAGCAGTACAGAGAGCTGTTTGCTGGTAGGTACTTCCTGTAACAAGGAAGATGTGATCGGTGAAATAAAAGGCGGGCCTGTACAGCCTGGCGACTTGGCTGTTTTCAGCAATTGTGGAGCCTATAACGCGAGCTATACCGTTGCTCCATTCCTGAGTTTACCTTCTGCTAAATCCTACCTCATGGAGTAA